The proteins below come from a single Papaver somniferum cultivar HN1 chromosome 11, ASM357369v1, whole genome shotgun sequence genomic window:
- the LOC113325427 gene encoding RCC1 domain-containing protein RUG3, mitochondrial-like isoform X1 yields MTLHLRHTFLARCMSSSTSSKVPLLWQTKIDSDTSNSTLQLLSWGRGSSGQLGGGIEEIRAYPTPVASFHLPSNYRLSPTSGLLREPSADSSAFEKLSLSEIGISCGFFHSCLLINGNIWMWGKGDGGRLGFGHENPAFSPTLNPNLDSVRSTALGGLHSVALTSLGDVYTWGYGGFGALGHSIYTRELLPRMVNKAWSGKICQIATSGAHTAAVSEFGDLYTWGRDEGDGRLGLGPGRGPNEGGGLSIPSKVKELSVPVAAVSCGGFFTTALTKEGQLWNWGANSNYELGRGNKVGGWKPQAVPSLQDTRIIQIACGGYHSLALTDEGKVLSWGHGGHGQLGHSSIENQKVPLLIEALAEENVVYVACEGSTSAAITDKGKLYMWGNSRDCQLGVPGLLEVQHLPVEVKFPVEYDGLGPHHVLSVAIGASHAMCLVLRSPSQTTEER; encoded by the exons ATGACGCTTCACCTGCGCCACACATTTCTTGCACGTTGTATGTCATCTTCTACCTCCTCAAAAGTTCCATTACTTTGGCAGACCAAAATTGATTCTGATACCTCAAACTCAACCCTTCAACTACTATCATGGGGTAGAGGAAGTTCTGGCCAACTTGGCGGTGGAATTGAAGAGATCAGAGCATATCCTACCCCTGTCGCCTCTTTTCACCTACCCTCCAATTATCGCCTCTCTCCCACTTCTGGCCTCCTCCGAGAACCCTCCGCTGACTCATCAGCATTTGAGAAATTATCATTGTCAGAGATAGGCATCTCCTGTGGTTTCTTCCACTCATGCTTGTTAATTAACGGAAACATCTGGATGTGGGGTAAAGGTGATGGTGGTCGCCTTGGCTTTGGCCATGAAAACCCTGCATTTAGTCCAACTCTTAACCCTAATCTTGACTCCGTTCGAAGTACTGCTCTCGGTGGACTTCATTCTGTTGCTCTTACCTCCCTTGGGGATGTCTACACTTG GGGTTATGGTGGATTCGGCGCTTTAGGCCATTCAATCTATACTAGGGAGCTGTTGCCTAGGATGGTAAACAAAGCTTGGAGTGGGAAAATATGCCAAATTGCAACAAGTGGGGCTCATACTGCAGCAGTCTCTGAGTTTG GCGATCTTTATACTTGGGGCCGAGATGAAGGAGATGGTAGATTAGGACTCGGTCCTGGTCGTGGCCCAAATGAAGGTGGCGGACTAAGTATCCCCTCCAAAGTAAAAGAGTTGTCTGTACCCGTGGCTGCTGTATCATGTGGGGGATTTTTCACAACGGCATTGACTAAAGAAGGGCAACTTTGGAATTGGGGTG CAAACTCTAACTATGAGCTAGGAAGAGGAAACAAAGTTGGTGGTTGGAAACCACAAGCAGTTCCTAGCCTTCAAGATACTCGTATAATTCAGATAGCTTGTGGTGGATATCACTCCTTAGCCTTAACTG ATGAAGGTAAAGTActttcatggggtcatggtggtCATGGTCAGTTGGGTCATTCTTCAATCGAAAATCAGAAGGTTCCATTGTTAATTGAAGCTTTAGCTGAGGAAAATGTGGTTTATGTTGCCTGCGAAGGTTCAACTTCAGCTGCTATCACTG ATAAAGGGAAGTTATACATGTGGGGAAATTCGAGGGATTGTCAACTAGGGGTTCCTGGATTGCTGGAGGTACAACATTTGCCTGTCGAAGTGAAGTTTCCTGTAGAATATGATGGATTAGGGCCACACCATGTCCTTTCAGTTGCGATAGGAGCATCTCATGCGATGTGCTTGGTTTTGAGGTCTCCAAGCCAAACCACAGAGGAGAGGTGA
- the LOC113325427 gene encoding RCC1 domain-containing protein RUG3, mitochondrial-like isoform X2 has translation MVVALALAMKTLHLVQLLTLILTPFEVLLSVDFILLLLPPLGMSTLVCRGYGGFGALGHSIYTRELLPRMVNKAWSGKICQIATSGAHTAAVSEFGDLYTWGRDEGDGRLGLGPGRGPNEGGGLSIPSKVKELSVPVAAVSCGGFFTTALTKEGQLWNWGANSNYELGRGNKVGGWKPQAVPSLQDTRIIQIACGGYHSLALTDEGKVLSWGHGGHGQLGHSSIENQKVPLLIEALAEENVVYVACEGSTSAAITDKGKLYMWGNSRDCQLGVPGLLEVQHLPVEVKFPVEYDGLGPHHVLSVAIGASHAMCLVLRSPSQTTEER, from the exons ATGGTGGTCGCCTTGGCTTTGGCCATGAAAACCCTGCATTTAGTCCAACTCTTAACCCTAATCTTGACTCCGTTCGAAGTACTGCTCTCGGTGGACTTCATTCTGTTGCTCTTACCTCCCTTGGGGATGTCTACACTTG TTTGCAGGGGTTATGGTGGATTCGGCGCTTTAGGCCATTCAATCTATACTAGGGAGCTGTTGCCTAGGATGGTAAACAAAGCTTGGAGTGGGAAAATATGCCAAATTGCAACAAGTGGGGCTCATACTGCAGCAGTCTCTGAGTTTG GCGATCTTTATACTTGGGGCCGAGATGAAGGAGATGGTAGATTAGGACTCGGTCCTGGTCGTGGCCCAAATGAAGGTGGCGGACTAAGTATCCCCTCCAAAGTAAAAGAGTTGTCTGTACCCGTGGCTGCTGTATCATGTGGGGGATTTTTCACAACGGCATTGACTAAAGAAGGGCAACTTTGGAATTGGGGTG CAAACTCTAACTATGAGCTAGGAAGAGGAAACAAAGTTGGTGGTTGGAAACCACAAGCAGTTCCTAGCCTTCAAGATACTCGTATAATTCAGATAGCTTGTGGTGGATATCACTCCTTAGCCTTAACTG ATGAAGGTAAAGTActttcatggggtcatggtggtCATGGTCAGTTGGGTCATTCTTCAATCGAAAATCAGAAGGTTCCATTGTTAATTGAAGCTTTAGCTGAGGAAAATGTGGTTTATGTTGCCTGCGAAGGTTCAACTTCAGCTGCTATCACTG ATAAAGGGAAGTTATACATGTGGGGAAATTCGAGGGATTGTCAACTAGGGGTTCCTGGATTGCTGGAGGTACAACATTTGCCTGTCGAAGTGAAGTTTCCTGTAGAATATGATGGATTAGGGCCACACCATGTCCTTTCAGTTGCGATAGGAGCATCTCATGCGATGTGCTTGGTTTTGAGGTCTCCAAGCCAAACCACAGAGGAGAGGTGA